One window of Paenibacillus sp. FSL K6-3182 genomic DNA carries:
- a CDS encoding FAD-dependent oxidoreductase produces the protein MRKLIILGGGYGGLAIANELLEKQLPIDVSIVLIDRMPFQGLKTEYYALAAGTVSDLELRVKFPVDPRISLAYGEVTDVDMELKLVHIEGQESMEYEWLVIGLGCTDKYHGIEGAEQYSTSIQTFSSARQTYAQLNDVKPYGQVSIVGGGLSGVEVAAELRESRPDLNIRILDRGPKVLSAFPSKLQSFVAEWFGEHHVEMRGHVGLTKVEGGILHDGNSSTPIYTDVTVWTAGIQPVPLVQRMELPKDNQGRLIINEYHQLPDHTDVFIVGDCAALPLSPSGQAAGAQGKQIAEVLQAIWHDKTPRLGKIKLKGVLGSLGKKSGFGLMGGTAIMGRVPRLVKSGVLWRSKRHLG, from the coding sequence ATGAGAAAACTTATTATTTTGGGCGGAGGTTATGGCGGTCTTGCCATAGCTAACGAGCTCTTAGAAAAACAGTTGCCGATTGATGTTTCCATCGTACTGATTGACCGAATGCCTTTTCAAGGATTAAAAACGGAATATTACGCGCTTGCTGCAGGAACCGTTTCAGACCTGGAGCTTCGCGTAAAGTTTCCGGTTGATCCAAGAATTTCACTCGCTTACGGCGAGGTCACCGATGTGGATATGGAGCTGAAGCTTGTTCATATCGAAGGTCAAGAATCAATGGAATATGAATGGCTTGTGATCGGCCTTGGATGTACGGATAAATATCATGGGATTGAAGGCGCTGAGCAGTATTCTACGAGCATTCAGACCTTCTCATCCGCTAGACAAACCTACGCTCAGCTCAATGACGTTAAACCCTATGGCCAAGTGTCCATTGTAGGCGGCGGGCTAAGCGGTGTCGAGGTTGCAGCGGAACTGCGCGAGAGTCGTCCTGATCTTAACATTCGCATTTTGGATCGCGGGCCTAAGGTGCTCTCGGCTTTCCCGAGCAAGCTGCAATCCTTTGTAGCGGAATGGTTCGGAGAGCATCATGTTGAAATGCGCGGCCATGTCGGACTTACAAAAGTCGAAGGCGGCATTTTGCATGATGGCAATTCTTCAACGCCTATTTATACAGACGTAACGGTATGGACAGCAGGCATCCAGCCTGTACCGCTTGTGCAGCGAATGGAATTGCCGAAGGATAATCAAGGCAGACTTATCATTAATGAATACCATCAATTGCCGGATCATACCGATGTATTTATCGTTGGTGACTGCGCGGCACTGCCGCTGTCGCCAAGCGGTCAAGCCGCAGGTGCCCAAGGCAAGCAAATTGCCGAGGTCCTGCAGGCTATCTGGCATGATAAGACACCTCGTCTTGGCAAAATCAAGCTAAAAGGCGTTCTCGGTTCACTTGGCAAAAAAAGCGGCTTCGGCTTGATGGGCGGAACCGCGATTATGGGCCGTGTGCCGCGCCTTGTTAAGAGTGGAGTGCTTTGGAGATCTAAACGTCACCTTGGCTAG
- a CDS encoding YuzB family protein, translating into MFKTMIEFCASNMHHGTDRIMQLFEQNDEYEVTEYGCLGNCGECYLNPFALVEGAIVSADSVDELYDNILKAIEQQKADQDALDKLLDDL; encoded by the coding sequence ATGTTTAAAACAATGATTGAGTTTTGTGCCAGTAATATGCACCACGGCACTGATCGTATAATGCAATTATTTGAGCAAAATGATGAATACGAAGTAACCGAATATGGCTGCTTAGGCAACTGCGGCGAATGTTATTTGAACCCATTTGCGTTAGTTGAGGGTGCAATCGTATCCGCAGACTCGGTAGACGAGCTGTACGACAATATTTTGAAAGCCATTGAGCAGCAAAAGGCAGATCAAGATGCGCTGGATAAGCTGCTCGATGATTTGTAA
- a CDS encoding NifU family protein, which translates to MSEQVQDTMYDEVLDVLDKLRPFLQRDGGDVELVDVEGGIIKLRLMGACGSCPSSTITLKAGIERALLEEVEGVIEVVQVF; encoded by the coding sequence ATGAGTGAACAAGTACAAGACACAATGTACGATGAAGTATTGGACGTACTCGATAAGCTTCGTCCGTTTTTGCAGCGCGACGGCGGCGATGTTGAACTAGTCGATGTTGAAGGCGGCATCATCAAGCTTCGCCTAATGGGTGCATGCGGAAGCTGCCCAAGCTCGACGATCACGCTTAAAGCGGGTATCGAACGCGCACTTCTCGAAGAAGTTGAAGGTGTAATCGAAGTCGTTCAAGTATTCTAA
- a CDS encoding SDR family oxidoreductase produces the protein MGLKGKTALVTGSAKGLGKRTALQLAEQGCNVVINYYESELEAQQVKAQIEQLGVKAITVQADIATTEGVERLADEAERSFGGVDILVNNAGPFVRKRRLFSEYDEETIIRLLHGNLLGVMLLDHRLLPGMRERKWGRIVHFGFGHAGEARAWPHRAVYAAAKTGLVSFTKSLAVEEAPHGITVNLIGPGDIRGVNKERSIAEVEEDYDKESPIGRPGTGEDVARVVLFLCDRQSNFLTGNVIDVTGGFDPIVANIKGMF, from the coding sequence GTGGGACTCAAAGGGAAAACAGCATTAGTAACAGGCAGCGCTAAGGGACTCGGCAAACGAACGGCGCTCCAGCTTGCTGAGCAAGGCTGCAATGTTGTCATTAACTACTACGAGAGCGAGCTTGAAGCACAGCAGGTAAAGGCACAGATCGAGCAGCTTGGTGTAAAGGCAATTACCGTGCAGGCTGATATTGCTACGACTGAGGGCGTTGAGCGGCTTGCTGACGAGGCTGAGCGCTCGTTTGGCGGCGTAGATATACTGGTCAACAACGCAGGCCCATTTGTCCGCAAGCGGCGTCTATTCAGCGAATATGATGAAGAGACTATTATTAGACTGCTCCACGGCAATTTGTTAGGCGTTATGCTGCTGGATCATCGCCTGCTGCCAGGCATGCGTGAGCGCAAATGGGGACGTATCGTTCACTTTGGCTTCGGACATGCAGGAGAAGCGCGGGCTTGGCCGCATCGAGCGGTATATGCCGCAGCGAAGACAGGACTTGTCTCGTTTACGAAGTCATTAGCAGTCGAAGAGGCACCGCATGGCATTACGGTTAATTTAATCGGGCCTGGAGATATTCGGGGCGTCAACAAGGAACGATCTATAGCCGAGGTTGAGGAAGACTACGATAAAGAATCGCCGATTGGACGTCCGGGTACTGGGGAGGATGTAGCGCGCGTGGTGCTGTTTCTATGTGACCGGCAATCGAATTTCTTGACGGGCAATGTAATTGATGTCACAGGCGGCTTCGATCCAATCGTCGCCAATATTAAAGGGATGTTCTGA
- a CDS encoding Cthe_2314 family HEPN domain-containing protein: protein MMLRFLFDEPLRKAEGTLAETYRFMDQFISILSKKMAENGADVQKLRKYEIWTLGLRSSLDELEQSHYVALHFQHKITSSSLKQMTDEERIHYNRYIYFDKNAFIRVFSLLDKLGTFLNELLDMRTERIKPHFSYFTVLRNMREKKAHPGLTWKLNDVKEKYKESTTRMRKRRNTEIHFMNSEMQDDLIQSSRMYGEEIKLENVAEQSADLTQGLYLAMESLLLTYQYACGLMRNKQP from the coding sequence ATGATGCTGCGTTTCCTGTTTGATGAACCCTTAAGAAAAGCGGAAGGAACCCTTGCAGAAACGTATCGTTTCATGGATCAGTTCATCTCCATTTTGTCCAAAAAAATGGCCGAGAACGGAGCTGACGTTCAAAAGCTGCGAAAATATGAGATTTGGACTCTTGGACTTCGTTCTTCATTGGACGAGCTAGAGCAAAGCCATTATGTCGCCCTTCATTTCCAACATAAAATTACTTCCTCATCTCTCAAACAAATGACAGATGAGGAACGTATCCATTATAATCGTTATATCTACTTTGATAAAAACGCTTTTATCCGTGTATTTTCTTTGCTGGATAAGCTTGGTACGTTCCTTAATGAGCTGCTCGATATGAGAACGGAGCGGATCAAGCCGCATTTTTCCTATTTCACCGTTTTGCGCAACATGAGGGAGAAGAAAGCTCATCCAGGGCTTACTTGGAAGCTGAATGATGTGAAGGAGAAATACAAGGAATCAACAACAAGGATGCGCAAGCGCAGAAATACCGAGATTCATTTTATGAACTCGGAGATGCAAGATGATCTTATTCAAAGCAGCCGTATGTACGGTGAAGAGATCAAGCTGGAAAATGTAGCAGAGCAATCCGCTGATTTGACGCAGGGTCTATATTTAGCGATGGAGTCGCTACTGCTCACGTATCAATACGCATGCGGATTGATGCGAAACAAGCAACCATAA
- a CDS encoding COX15/CtaA family protein, with product MVTGRFRALALAACIGMLLVLLGGALVTNTDSGRGCGDDWPLCHGKFIPAYTIESMIEYSHRLVTGFEGLLVLATAVAMFRKFRQNRKSYKEPLFYAGGALLFTIIQALMGAAAVMWPQSPPIMAIHFGISLIAFAATLLLVIWTFRAKDGPPVEFKVPRSIFPRVLLTAIFCYVVVYLGAFIRHTESGGGCLGWPLCNGEVIPEISGATGAVFIHRVAALLLGISLAGLYLHIRKVSHGGAGLTKPAAWTLGLVITQIFSGALLTATITNSEWFLFTNLLHNLIVTGLFGLLMDILIRSWRLREGRKG from the coding sequence ATGGTAACCGGGCGTTTTCGCGCGTTAGCTCTCGCTGCGTGCATCGGAATGCTTCTTGTACTGCTCGGCGGAGCATTAGTGACGAATACGGATTCTGGACGAGGCTGCGGTGATGACTGGCCTTTGTGTCATGGCAAATTTATTCCTGCTTATACAATCGAATCCATGATTGAATATTCACATCGGCTTGTGACAGGTTTTGAAGGTCTTCTTGTTCTCGCTACTGCCGTTGCAATGTTCCGTAAATTTAGGCAAAACCGAAAAAGCTACAAGGAGCCACTTTTTTATGCGGGCGGTGCATTGTTATTCACAATCATCCAAGCGTTAATGGGGGCGGCCGCCGTCATGTGGCCTCAATCGCCACCTATTATGGCCATACATTTTGGTATTTCATTAATCGCTTTTGCAGCAACACTGTTGTTAGTCATTTGGACGTTTAGAGCGAAAGACGGACCGCCAGTGGAGTTTAAAGTACCGCGCTCAATTTTCCCTCGCGTCCTGCTTACCGCTATCTTTTGTTACGTTGTTGTATATTTGGGAGCATTCATTCGGCATACGGAGTCTGGCGGCGGATGTCTAGGCTGGCCGCTTTGTAACGGTGAAGTAATTCCAGAGATTAGCGGAGCAACAGGAGCGGTATTTATCCACCGTGTGGCTGCTTTGCTGCTAGGTATAAGCCTTGCAGGATTGTATCTCCATATTCGTAAGGTCAGCCATGGCGGAGCTGGATTAACGAAGCCTGCTGCGTGGACGCTCGGACTTGTCATTACTCAAATTTTCAGCGGCGCACTTTTGACAGCTACGATTACAAACTCAGAGTGGTTTCTGTTCACCAATTTATTGCACAATCTGATTGTAACCGGATTGTTTGGATTATTAATGGACATATTAATTCGTTCATGGCGCCTCAGAGAAGGGCGCAAAGGATAG